A stretch of DNA from Globicephala melas chromosome 19, mGloMel1.2, whole genome shotgun sequence:
caaccactgtgccacccgggaagcccgagGACAGAGATGTTTGATGCTGTGCTCACTGATGCGCCCTGGGAACCTCCAACAAGGGGGCACAGAGTACATGTTCAATAGTTCTTGCCGAATAGTCTATAATTAAGTGTATGCCACTCTTCcacccaaaaccagacaatgaaacacacacacacacacacacacacacacacacacacacactcacacgcggTGACATTTAAGCCTGAGCCTGAGGATATGCTCAGGACTTGGAGAGGCAGgaatggggagggaaggatgttTCAGGGGAGGGACTGCACATACAAAGTCTCAGAGTCACAGAGGTCTGGCCAGGCTGGGTGTGGAGATGTGGGGagatgcagggagaggagggatgtGGGTGGAGGGTCCAGCAGGGCAGAGCCCGCCAGGGCTGCAACTCCAGCCAGTGGTGTGTGCACCTTGGTCTCTGGCCGTGGAGAGGAAACACAGCTGTCCCTGCTGTGCAGCAAGAGGATGGTAGCGGTCTCTGCGAACAGTGCGGAGGCTGTGTTTCCCAGGGAGATGGAGGCAGGAGGTGGGTGTGTtcagagacccagggaagagaggaggctgCTGGAACGACTGGGGTCAAGATGGGAAGGAGACGGGCATCAGGACGAGCTGTGCTTAGGAGGAAGGATGGACAGCACTTAGTGATTATTGGATGCTGGAGAAGAGGAGCGGGGATGAAAGGGGGCAAACCCCGTCCTTCCTTCTGGCCTTAGAGATGGGGGCCACCTTGTCATCAGTGTGACAGGGAACCCAGCAGAGAAgtgggtttggggaggaagatggCAGCTCCACTTTGGGTACGCTGAGTGGAGCAATCCTGGGGGCCATTCTGGGGCAGGTGTGCAGTGGGATGTTGGGTGGTAGGATGCCGACATCACTCACCCAGAGGGGTAACCTGGAATGGCGCTTGCAATAGACGCGCCCCCTGCCGGCCTGGCGTTTGCATCTGACACGCCCCCTGCAGGCCTGGCTGCCTTCCTCCTGCGGGACGTCACTCTGAGCCAGAGAAGAGACCAGGCTCTGGTCAGATCGGGTGCCGCGGGCCGCAGACTCACCCTGTTCCTTGTTCAGGGGCGGGGGGAtgactgaggtgggagagggcagGTATGGCCCCACAGACACTCTAGAGCACAGCGGCTACCCTCAACCCTGACACTGGGTGGCGAGGAGACCCTGCCCCAGGGGACTCCTCACCGCCCCCAAGCCCCGCACCCCCATTCCCCCTTCCCGTCAGCCTCCTGccagccccgccccggccccctcCAGCGCTGGTTTCAGGGTGCAGCCACCTGcatcctgccctccccacccctcccctctcccctctccctggggGTGCTCACAGGAGGGCGATGAGGACCAAGAAGAGTAGCGGGATCTTGACAGCCGCTTCCCAGATGGCCGTCAGAATCACCTGTGCTGCGACGTGGCCCGACTGCCCTGCAGGAAAGTGGGACCAGGATGGAATCATCTGCTCAATCCTGTGTCCTTCCGCTCCCAGGAGGACTCTGGACGTTGGTCTTACAGGCTTTCCTCATCCACTGGATGCCGAATCCCGTGTGCCCGGGGTATCAGCCCACCCCATGCCCTTACCTTCCAGCAgctgaacagaaaacaaaaatgcataaGTTGGACTTCATAAAAACGAAAAATTCGGCTCATCAGTGGACTGAGAAAGTGAAAAACCAACCCctttaatgggagaaaatatttgcaaaccatagaTTCGATAAGTGTGTGATATCCAGCCTATATAAAAGCTATACGAAAAACAATtcaagaacaaaaagacaaacaacgcAATTTTTTAAAACGggcaaaggaataaaaaaattctCCAAATGACCAATACGttcatgaagaaaatgaacaacgTCATTACTCGCTCcataaatgtaaatcaaaacatgATGAGATATTCCTTCACACCCACTAGCAGGctcgaatttttttttaaggaaaataatgtcGACAAGGATCTGGaggaattggaaccctcatacattgctggtgggaatgtaaaacggtgctGCCAGTGTGGAAAACATCTGGCAATTCCTCAGAAATTTAATATTAGaaactaccatttgacccagaaatttcacttctagggACATGCCcgagaaaactgaaatcaatgatacaaaaaaaataaaataaaaataaaaaggaaaagtatagcaacgttcatagcagcattgtaagagccaaaaagtggaaacaacccaaacgtccatccaCTGCTAACTGGATGGAGATAAGCTGGCGCATCcgcgcaatggaatattattcagacagaAAGGAACTGATACTGATACACGCTCCATGGATGATGCTTGAGAACGTTTAGCGAGAGAAGCCGGACAGAAAAGGGCACTGTTTTGTAACATTCCACGTGTATGAAGTATCCACTATAGGCAGATCCAGAGACATGGAGAGCAGCCTCCAGACCTGGCCACAGCAGAGCCATGAGGTTCTGGGCCCCGTGGACattccacagagacagagagcactGTGGGAGGCTGAGGGGCcttgcctctccttccttccagggAGGGGGACTAAATCTTCTCTCCTGGCCCCTATTGGCCCTGTCCCTCAGGGTCCACGGTGATCTTTTGTGCCTTCAGAAGGAGGTGGCAGCAGGAAGCTTCTCAGACCTCCAGGTCAGGCCCAGACAGCTCTCCTGGCCCTGCCTGGTGGCACCCCAACACCCAGGGCAAGGGATGTGCGTCCGGGCATCACCTGTCAACACTGTGGTGGGCACTGCTGAGACAGCCCTAATGGGGCTCTGTCCAGATGGGGACCAGGTGTTATGACCagtgggaatacagcagtgaggGGAGCGCTGGACTCCAGAGAGGGCTCAGGGTGAGGGCTGAGGGGCTGACAGTCACAAAAATGGCCCAAAGAGATGTTGGGACAACGAAActcttctgtatgatactataatggcaGATACATGtcgttatacatttgtccaaacccatgaaATGTACAACAGCAAGAGGGAACCCTAACGTCAATCATGCACTTTGGTTGAAAATGACGTGTCAGTGGAGATTCATCGACTGTAACAGGCGCCCTCTGGCGGGGCGTGCTGTTGGGGGGAGGCCGTGCGTGTGTGGGAAAGGGCAGCGGGGACGAGGGAAGTCTCTTTACCTTCTGACGAATCTGCTACGAACCCAAATCAGTTCCTGAAAATAAAGTCTACTTAAAAAATGCCCCCGCGCAAGGCCTTCGGTGACGGAGAAAGATAAAGACCATATTTAGAACAGCCGCAGTGCAGACCCTCCTCCTCCTGGGAGCAGGCGGGTCCCAGCAGCTGCGGGGGGTCTGTGGGGAGAGATGGGAGGGATCAGAGGAGACTCTCCCCTCCCTAGAACCCAGGCGTCCTTCCCTCAGGTGTGTTCCAACTCACTTTTCACAACGAGGCTCAGAGATGCTTCCTTGGACCCCAACGGATGCTGAGCTCGGCAGACATATTTCCCATGGTCCTCCAGTTCCACCCGGGGCAGCTCCAGGACCCCTGGGTTCGAGCAATTGGaggggctcagggtcaggctCCCCCGGATCCAGCTCATCCTGGCAGGAGGGTTGCTGTCGGCAACACAGTCCAGGCGTAGGAACTGGCCCTCCTGGACTGGGAGAGATAGGCTTTGGCCCAGACTTTCAGGTCCTGGCAGGACAGAGAGAAAGCTAGCTTcagtctgcctgtctgtctgtctgtctcttccatTGCCTAAGGGCTCATATCTTCCTGTTTTGTAGCACTTGTCAATGTCCTCTGTGTAAAAACTCCCATCTTGGCCAATTTCAAGCACCTAATTTGAAGCCTCTGAACCCAGAAGTGGGAAAAGATGGACACAATTGCACAACTGGCTCTCGCCAACCAGTAAGAGCTAGTCTCAGTACATCACTgaatgcaacttaaaaaaaaaatggcgggggttccctggcggtccagtggttaggattccgtgcttccactgcaggggggcacaggctagatccccggttggggaactaagatcccacaagccacgcagtgtggccaagaaAAATGGCATGTTTTTGCCTAGCAAAATCACCATGCACTAAGTCAAAAGCCCATGATTAGGATGAAAAGAAATCCTCTCAACTTATACACAGATGATTGCGTTAATATGAAAAGAGTTTCTtcaaatcatcaagaaaaagaccaCAAAGAAAtaagcatggggcttccctggtggcgcagtggttgagagtccgcctgccgatgcaggggacacgggttcgtgccctggtccgggaggataccacatgccatggaacggctgggcccgtgagccatggccgctgaacctgcacatccggagcctgtgctccacaacgggagaggccacaaaagtgagaggcccgcgtaccgcaataaaaataaaaaaaaaggaatacgcATGTTTTTTAAACACAATGAAAGATACCCAACCTATTCACAAAATGATAATGCAAGTTAACATGATAGTGTATTCACTTATGGTATCAGCAAGGATGAAAATGTTTAGCAGGGAAATAGACACATAGCAGGGGGTAGCGTAAGCAGAACAACTTCCATGTAGCTCGATTTGGCAATATCTGCAGAAATTACAAACATGCCCTTCGATCTAGgactttcttctctctcaagagTAATCTTCCAGACCCACACATTTGTCTTGTCTTTGCAAAGGATTGGAAACACCGTAGTTTTCCACTAACAGGAGACCTATTAAGTACTTTATCATATAATATACTTCTAATTGGAAAACCATGGGGTCATCATTAAGAATGAAGAAGGTTTCCTAGGTAAGATACAGGAGAATCTCCAAGATATACCAAGTTTGAGAAAAAGGCGAGTTTAGTTTGTAGAAATGTACCAACGTCACttccttagttgtgacaaataGGCCACGTGGATGGAGGATTTTAATGATGAGGAGAGAGATTTGTGGAAAGTCTCTGTACCATGTGAGTCTAAAATTACTGCATatgaaaagtttattaaaaaatactaatagaGATGCAAAGCATGTGGGTAGTATGatctgcatatatgtgtgtgttttaaaatgtacatgtgTGGGTTCTGTTCGAAAAGATAACCAAGAGGGGGGATACACAAGTGTTGAATACTATTTCATTCTTGTTAAATTGCGCTAGGGACTGAACCATGTTCCCCTCACCTTCATATGCCaaagccctaacctccaatatgatggtatttggaggtattTGGACGGGTCTTTGAGAAGtcattagggttagatgaggtcatgagactGAGATTCTCACGATGAcgttagtgttcttataagagatACCAGAGAACGTAGACAAAAAGCAGCCGTGCACAAGCCAGGAAGCGAGCCCTCACCAGGAACCCAATCAGCCGGCGCTTTGAGCTCAGAcgtcccagcctccagagctgtgagaaataaactcctagtttttaagccacctagtctctggtattttattatggcggCCTGAGCTGACTAACACACATGGTatgcttattcttttcttttcttttctttatttttttcaactacgttctactttttgttttatttattttggctgtgccgtgcggcatgcaggatcttagttccctgaacagggatcgaacctgcgccccctgcattgggagcgtggagtcttaaccactggaccgccagggcagtCCCGTATGCTTACTATTGTAAACAATAACATTAAAATGAGGGAAGGAAACTGAAGGAGTAGGTGGGGTCTAGATCCTAAGGAGAATGAGGGCAGGATGTGGGACAAGGATGGAGCCCTGGCAGTGGGGACAGCCACGTCCAACAGACAAGGAAGAGGCCATGCGATACCCCATGAGAGCAGGGCCAGCGAAAGGGGGAGGCCAGTGCGTAAGCTGATGAGCCAGTGGGGGTTGTCCCACCTCTGCTGTCCCCTCCCCGGGCCTGAGCCTCTCTGCCATCTGAGTTCTGATCCCCAGCTCTGCTCCGAAGGGCAGAGACACTTCCACTTCCACCACACCCCTGGAGAAGAGAGGTTTAGACCTACCTGTGTCTTCCTTCCGGAACACTCTGACGGTCGGCTTCTGGGGTGCATCTGGACAGACAGACATAACAGTCCCCTTTTCAGCGGCAGGAAGGTAGGCATTGGCCCTTTTCCCCAGAGACACTAGAAATAGGAAGAGGGTGGAGTAgtgtcctctttccttcctccccagttCCAGCTTGCAGGGCTCAGCATGCAGTAGCCCAGGCCCTCCCTCCCGTCCCCAACGCCCTCCGCCCTCAGGGACCCGGTGTCCCGCGCTCACAGGACACGTTGAGCCTGATGGTTCTGTCTGCGCTCACGCCAGCTCCGGGGAAGGTCACTCGACAGGTGAGGTTGGTGCCGTGGTCCTGGGGCCCCAGGGTGAGGGTGAGCACCGAGGAGTGGGGGCCCTTGGGgtgcagggaagggagggcaaCCCCGGTCCAGGAGAAGGTGTGGGGTGTCCCCCTCTCACAGGCCCATGGCACTGCACAGGTGATATTCCTGGGGAGGCCAGATTCTAGGGTCCCCTGGACGTGGATGTCGGGTGTCTGTGTCAGAgctgaagaggagagagaaacagacccaGGTCCTGGACGCGGGGCCCCGAGTGTGCCCCTCAGAGCTGTCTCTGCCCCAGGCCAGCCGCAGCGGCCTGTCCCCCTAGGTCCCCTTGGGCCCCTCCCAGGATGAGAAGACAGGGggtcccctcccagccctgccctggggacaCTCAGGGctcctgtgtctgtgtgtcctctCCTTGACACAATCCTTACCTGTTACATGCAGGTGGAGCTTGCTGTGTACATAATTATATTTCACAGAAGGCCCGCTCTCCACCCTAAAGAAGTATGTCCCCGTGTCTCCCTGCCGTGCATCTCTGATGTCCAGGGAGCAGTTGTAGGTCCGGGGGTCTCCAAGGAGGTGGAATCGGCCCTGGGTGTCTGTCAGCACCTCACGACCTGGGTCGTTTGTGGCCACTGGACGATCCTGGTCGGTTCTGGCCCCGTCCTGGAACCAGTAGCCGAAAGCTGGGACAAAGTTGTCCCACTTGTCCCGGGGATAGTAGAAGCAGCAGGGCACGCGGACACACAGGCCCTCCTGCACCGTCACGGACTCCTGCACTTCCAGCCGGTATTCGCTGTCCCAAGCCAGGGACCCTGCGGAGGAACAACGATCggctgcagcccctgccccgcccacccGTCTCCCCGCAGCCCACCCACATGCCCACAGCAGGGACAGCAGCAGCAGCGGTGGTGGCAATAGCAGCATCTTTGGGGTAAGAGTGATGGGGCCTTTGTGTCACAGGATTGAGAGGAAGCCCCCACAGGAAGCCCAGAGCTGAGGTCAGAAGGTAACCGACCACAAAAGAGGAACTCCGCACCCACATGCTGCCGGAGCTGCGTGGACCTTGGAGAGTCACCACTTCTACTTTCCATGTGAGGCCCTGGTGAGGGTCGCGAGCAGCGAATACAGCCCAAAGGCGTCTCCCGGATCCCCGTGTCCACAGCCTGTCCCTCCCACACCTCTGTCCGCAGGAAATCAGGCCGGTCAGTCCCCGCCAGGGCGAAAGAGGTTGTGATTAGTTACTGgaattgtaacagggaagagtcAATCCTGACTCcgtgttggatctgtttcttctactttaacctttgctttccactgcttttgttcattaaaaggatactgtctctacataatggcctgcctcggggagCCCTGCCCCTCCGCCTGAAGGTTAAAACAAAGTGGCTTCGTTCAGGGAAGCATCTGGACGCCGTTCCACCCGTGGATGGCtgcaaggaagaaaaatgaacgcattccctccccgaggctggccattccaggagatGTTTGCAAAGCTTGTGGCCTTttcactttacttcctcatctcctctccctctctgtgctgTAAAAGAAATTGGCATCCAAACCCCAGTCAAAAGGTTCttcagagacactagtctgccgTCTTCTAGGTCTGCCAGCTTTCCGAATAAAGGTGTCATTCCTTccctcaacacctcatctccgaTTCACGCGCCCATTGTGAGgcgagcagagcaagcttggacttggGAACAAAATGAACACGACAACGGCACAGGGGCACCTCTCCTTTCAGGGGAGTGGGGCACAAGGCAAGAATGCGGCAGACTTTGTCTCCACCCTTGAGAACTTCTCCAACGCCCCAGCTCCTGCTGATACAGTGTGAGATAGGGGCAGCCCAGATAGAGGCTTGGAGGAAACCCCATCGCTCCGTGCAGCTAGAAGGCGAGTTCCCAGGTATAAATGGACAGAGAGGATGAGACCAGGATCCAGGAGGGTGGCCACCAGGACACGATCCCACAGGGGGTCCTGAGGCTTCCTGACCTGCTCgcagccccctgccccaggcctcccTGCACATGCCAGGCTTGGGCGCCGGGCACTGGGAGCAAAATGGCAGCCAGCGTGGCCCTGGGGGGATGCCAGTGTTTGGAGGTAGGTGGGCCCCGCCCTTCTCccttccaggcctcagttttctcatctgtcacatGGAAGGATCACAATGTTCAACCCTCGTCTGTGGGAGAATCTGACACAAGGACAGAGGCGGGCGTTTTCTACAGACTCTTCTGTGGCTGTCTTGCAGGTCAGGTGTCTGGCCCTGCCCATCCCTCAGGGCTCACTCTGAGTCCCACGCTCAGTGGTGGTCAGCGCTTCCCGGGGGCTTCCTCCCCTGAGGGCTTTCATGCGGGGCTCAGGGGCACAGGCTCTGCAGCAGATGGCTCTAGGCTTGCGCT
This window harbors:
- the LOC115850922 gene encoding sialic acid-binding Ig-like lectin 13, coding for MLLLPPPLLLLSLLWAWSLAWDSEYRLEVQESVTVQEGLCVRVPCCFYYPRDKWDNFVPAFGYWFQDGARTDQDRPVATNDPGREVLTDTQGRFHLLGDPRTYNCSLDIRDARQGDTGTYFFRVESGPSVKYNYVHSKLHLHVTALTQTPDIHVQGTLESGLPRNITCAVPWACERGTPHTFSWTGVALPSLHPKGPHSSVLTLTLGPQDHGTNLTCRVTFPGAGVSADRTIRLNVSYAPQKPTVRVFRKEDTGPESLGQSLSLPVQEGQFLRLDCVADSNPPARMSWIRGSLTLSPSNCSNPGVLELPRVELEDHGKYVCRAQHPLGSKEASLSLVVKNPPQLLGPACSQEEEGQSGHVAAQVILTAIWEAAVKIPLLFLVLIALLVTSRRRKAARPQGARLLQAPFQVTPLASNNH